One genomic window of Misgurnus anguillicaudatus chromosome 12, ASM2758022v2, whole genome shotgun sequence includes the following:
- the ora5 gene encoding rhodopsin, with product MEVQDWIESSIRAFFCFTGIIGNFWLGLRSLPKSTSQLRTSDILFINLAVSNLITNCLVDLPDTMAKFLHNWFMGKSYCGVIQFSSDLSETSSIFSTMFISLYWHQKLVGSLRRGGAPVQMDNLRLVAVLLSGSWSVALVFSTPHIFIAESDGNQSLEVCEEHFPTPAEKQTFDALYLILANVVPIIGITYASLQIALTLLQSQKRINHHSSKENSSAPNGGNNTVQKTQVRSNPSSNNQVRAAKSVMAVAAIFLICWFTHLVLRIYSSFSPSILAVKLTNFIGTSYTCFVPYVYLHGVKKLNCSC from the coding sequence ATGGAGGTCCAAGACTGGATTGAATCATCTATAAGAGCTTTCTTCTGCTTTACCGGCATTATAGGAAACTTCTGGTTGGGTTTACGATCTCTACCAAAATCCACATCTCAACTGCGGACCAGCGACATTCTCTTCATTAATTTAGCCGTGTCCAATCTCATCACAAACTGTCTGGTGGACCTGCCAGATACAATGGCCAAGTTTTTGCACAACTGGTTCATGGGGAAAAGTTATTGTGGTGTGATCCAGTTTTCTTCAGATCTTTCAGAGACCAGCAGCATCTTCTCTACTATGTTCATCAGTCTGTACTGGCACCAGAAACTGGTGGGGTCCCTCAGACGTGGAGGAGCTCCGGTGCAGATGGATAACTTACGGCTTGTGGCCGTACTGCTGAGTGGAAGCTGGAGCGTGGCGCTGGTGTTCAGCACTCCTCACATCTTCATCGCAGAGAGTGATGGAAATCAAAGTTTGGAAGTTTGTGAAGAACATTTTCCAACACCTGCAGAGAAGCAAACATTTGACGCTCTATATCTTATTCTGGCTAATGTCGTTCCAATTATTGGGATAACTTATGCCAGCCTTCAGATCGCATTAACGCTGCTCCAAAGTCAAAAACGAATCAACCATCACTCCTCCAAAGAAAACAGTAGTGCACCTAATGGTGGGAATAATACCGTACAGAAGACACAGGTGAGATCCAACCCATCCTCCAACAATCAGGTGAGGGCAGCTAAAAGTGTGATGGCCGTGGCCGCGATCTTCCTCATCTGCTGGTTTACTCATCTTGTGCTGCGTATCTACAGCAGTTTCAGTCCATCCATACTGGCTGTGAAGTTAACAAACTTTATAGGAACATCTTACACCTGTTTTGTACCATACGTCTATCTGCACGGAGTGAAGAAACTCAACTGCTCGTGTTAA